One Acinetobacter pullicarnis genomic region harbors:
- a CDS encoding MexW/MexI family multidrug efflux RND transporter permease subunit codes for MRFTDLFVRRPVLALVVSTLILLFGFYAFDKLPIRQYPLLESSTIRISTEYPGASAELMQGFVTQPIAQAVSAVEGVDYLSSSTVQGRSTVTLRMELNRDSTQALTEVMAKVNQVRYKLPQRAFDPVIERSSGESTDVAYIGFSSETASLAELTDYLSRVVEPMLSSIEGVAKVQSYGAQRLSMRIWLDADRMAGRGINAADIAQAIQSNNYQAAPGQVKGEYVVSNVNVSTDLTSVAEFKALVIRNDANGIVHLKDVATVELGAASTETSAIMNGKPAVFLGLQATPRGNPLVIVDGIKQHLPEIRKTLPPGVSVDLAYETARFIDASINEVVHTFIEALIIVVLVIYLCLGSFRSVIIPIVTIPLSLLGGMGMMLLFGFSINLLTLLAMVLAIGLVVDDAIVVVENVHRHIEAGKSPVAAALIGAREVAGPVIAMTISLAAVYAPIGLMGGLTGSLFKEFAFTLAGAVVVSGVVALTLSPVMSSYLLDAKQNEGKMARLAERFFNALTTSYGKVLNYSLHHRWMSGSIAAVILISLPFLYQMPKKELSPAEDQASVLTAIKSPQHANLNYAEKFGLKLDQIFWTLPETANTWIINGTDGPAASFGGTTLTAWSERERDGTAIQQDLQAKVGEVEGSSVFVFQLPALPGSTGGLPVQMVLRTSQDYSVLYQTMEEIKQKARESGLFVVVDSDLDYNNPVVQIKVDREKANSLGIRMQDIAESLSTLVGENYINRFAMQGRAYDVIPQSIQKQRMSPEALAQQFVRTEAGQLIPLSTVVSMSMQVEPNKLTQFNQQNAATFQAIPAPGVSLGEALSFLEQAIADLPAGFSFDWQADARQYMQEGNSLMLAFLAALVVIYLVLAAQYESLLDPLIILITVPLSICGALIPLVFDLSSVNIYTQIGLVTLIGLISKHGILMVEFANELQVSDHLDRREAILQAAKIRLRPILMTTAAMVFGLIPLLFATGAGANSRFGLGVVIVCGMLIGTLFTLFILPTIYSVLARQHAALSETKRYKELAKLD; via the coding sequence TGATAAATTACCGATTCGGCAATATCCCTTACTTGAAAGCTCAACCATTCGCATCAGTACTGAATATCCAGGTGCCAGTGCAGAATTAATGCAAGGCTTTGTGACACAACCGATTGCACAAGCGGTTTCAGCGGTAGAAGGGGTGGATTATTTATCTTCATCTACAGTACAAGGTCGCAGTACGGTAACGCTGCGTATGGAGTTGAATCGTGATTCAACGCAGGCACTGACCGAAGTGATGGCCAAGGTCAATCAAGTCCGATATAAGCTTCCACAGCGTGCTTTTGACCCAGTGATTGAGCGCTCCTCAGGTGAATCTACCGATGTGGCCTATATTGGTTTTTCCAGTGAAACCGCTAGTTTGGCTGAGCTGACCGATTATTTATCACGCGTGGTCGAGCCAATGTTATCGAGCATTGAGGGGGTGGCCAAAGTACAAAGCTATGGTGCGCAACGCCTGTCAATGCGCATTTGGCTAGATGCCGATCGGATGGCAGGACGTGGCATCAATGCTGCCGATATTGCGCAAGCAATTCAAAGCAATAACTATCAAGCGGCACCGGGCCAAGTCAAAGGCGAATATGTGGTGTCGAATGTTAATGTTTCTACTGATTTGACCAGTGTGGCTGAGTTTAAAGCCTTGGTGATACGCAATGATGCCAATGGCATCGTGCATTTAAAAGATGTCGCAACGGTTGAGCTTGGAGCGGCATCCACAGAAACCAGTGCGATTATGAATGGTAAGCCTGCGGTTTTCTTGGGTTTACAAGCAACACCACGTGGAAATCCCTTGGTGATTGTGGATGGAATTAAACAACATTTACCTGAAATTAGAAAAACCTTGCCGCCTGGTGTCAGTGTCGATTTGGCTTATGAGACCGCACGTTTTATTGATGCCTCAATTAATGAAGTGGTACATACCTTTATTGAAGCTTTGATCATTGTGGTTTTGGTGATTTATCTGTGTCTTGGTTCATTCCGCAGTGTGATTATTCCAATTGTGACGATTCCACTATCGTTGCTGGGTGGAATGGGAATGATGCTGCTGTTCGGTTTTAGTATTAACTTACTGACGTTGTTGGCGATGGTTCTGGCGATTGGTTTGGTGGTTGATGATGCCATTGTGGTGGTCGAAAATGTACACCGACATATCGAAGCAGGGAAGTCACCGGTTGCAGCCGCATTGATTGGTGCGAGGGAGGTGGCTGGGCCAGTGATTGCCATGACCATTAGCTTAGCTGCGGTATATGCACCGATTGGCTTAATGGGGGGCTTAACGGGTTCTTTATTTAAAGAATTTGCCTTTACCCTTGCTGGTGCAGTGGTGGTTTCAGGAGTCGTCGCATTAACCTTATCACCGGTGATGAGTTCTTATTTGCTCGATGCCAAGCAAAATGAAGGCAAAATGGCACGCTTAGCAGAGCGTTTCTTCAATGCTTTAACAACCAGTTATGGCAAGGTGCTAAATTACTCACTACACCATCGTTGGATGAGCGGATCGATTGCAGCGGTGATTTTAATCAGTTTGCCATTTCTCTATCAGATGCCAAAAAAAGAATTGTCGCCTGCAGAAGATCAGGCCAGTGTATTGACTGCAATTAAATCGCCACAACATGCCAATCTCAACTATGCCGAAAAATTTGGCTTAAAGTTAGATCAGATTTTTTGGACCTTACCTGAAACTGCAAATACGTGGATTATTAATGGTACAGATGGACCCGCTGCTAGTTTTGGGGGAACCACTTTAACGGCGTGGTCCGAACGTGAGCGTGATGGCACTGCGATTCAACAAGATTTGCAAGCCAAAGTGGGAGAGGTTGAGGGCAGCAGTGTTTTTGTCTTTCAATTACCAGCATTGCCCGGTTCAACGGGCGGCTTACCGGTACAAATGGTGCTACGGACTTCGCAGGATTATTCGGTGCTGTATCAGACCATGGAGGAGATTAAGCAGAAAGCACGTGAAAGTGGCTTATTTGTCGTAGTCGATAGTGATCTCGACTATAACAATCCCGTGGTACAGATTAAGGTTGATCGTGAAAAAGCCAACAGTCTTGGTATTCGGATGCAAGATATTGCGGAGTCCTTATCGACCTTGGTGGGGGAAAACTATATCAATCGTTTTGCGATGCAAGGCCGAGCCTATGATGTGATTCCACAAAGTATTCAAAAACAACGGATGAGTCCTGAGGCATTGGCCCAGCAGTTTGTACGGACTGAAGCAGGACAATTGATTCCATTGTCGACTGTGGTCTCGATGTCGATGCAGGTTGAACCGAATAAACTGACACAGTTTAATCAGCAAAATGCAGCAACCTTTCAAGCCATTCCGGCACCGGGTGTCTCGCTGGGTGAAGCGCTCAGCTTTTTAGAACAGGCGATTGCAGATTTACCCGCGGGCTTTAGCTTTGATTGGCAAGCCGATGCCAGACAGTATATGCAAGAAGGCAATAGTCTGATGCTGGCATTTCTCGCAGCACTGGTGGTGATTTATTTGGTCTTGGCAGCGCAGTATGAAAGTCTGCTCGATCCACTGATTATTTTAATTACTGTGCCATTGTCGATTTGTGGGGCACTGATTCCCTTGGTATTTGATCTTTCTAGTGTGAATATCTATACCCAAATTGGTTTGGTGACCTTGATCGGGCTGATTAGTAAACATGGTATTTTGATGGTTGAGTTTGCCAATGAACTACAAGTCAGCGATCACTTAGACCGCCGTGAAGCTATTTTGCAAGCAGCAAAAATTCGGTTACGTCCAATTTTGATGACCACCGCCGCAATGGTCTTTGGTTTAATTCCATTGTTATTTGCCACGGGTGCCGGTGCGAATAGTCGTTTTGGGCTGGGTGTGGTGATTGTTTGCGGCATGTTGATTGGGACATTATTCACTTTATTTATATTACCGACCATTTATAGCGTATTGGCCAGACAACATGCGGCTTTGTCAGAAACCAAACGCTATAAGGAACTGGCGAAGCTCGATTGA
- a CDS encoding helix-turn-helix transcriptional regulator, whose translation MSSQEKETSNSLYRQWQILSRLGTGKWLGTREIQETLQREGIDISLRTIQRDLNQISQRFPIENNKAVPQGWRWQSDAPIQSLPHMTSSQAVTFMMVEEHLKHLLPPSLVEEMNPWFDLARRNLSTHNNVRQWINRVRIVPATQPLIPPTVERDAQQAIYEGLLQDKQIECSYRSRGAHGEDRQYTLNPLALVQKGPIIYLICTRHDKSDVQTFALHRFKSAKVLELRAMHPVDFEIDEYIDSGALGFRVDFNQPTRNIDLQLYMQEADALYFSESQLSKEQTIEKISEDLYKVSATVPFTSQLIWWLRSFGKKMIRIEPIEVFNAVHEIE comes from the coding sequence ATGTCTTCACAAGAAAAAGAAACCTCGAACAGTTTATATCGCCAGTGGCAAATCCTTTCTCGACTTGGTACGGGAAAATGGTTAGGCACGCGTGAAATACAAGAAACCTTGCAACGTGAAGGCATTGATATTAGCCTGCGCACGATTCAACGTGATTTAAATCAAATTTCACAGCGTTTTCCAATTGAAAATAATAAAGCAGTTCCCCAAGGTTGGCGCTGGCAGTCCGATGCGCCAATTCAAAGTTTGCCACATATGACCAGTTCGCAAGCCGTCACCTTTATGATGGTTGAAGAACACTTAAAACATTTATTACCGCCAAGTTTGGTCGAGGAAATGAATCCTTGGTTTGATTTGGCACGTCGCAATCTTTCAACTCACAATAATGTTCGCCAATGGATTAATCGGGTTCGTATCGTGCCTGCTACTCAACCTCTGATTCCACCTACCGTTGAGCGTGATGCACAGCAAGCCATTTATGAAGGACTCCTTCAGGACAAACAAATTGAATGTAGCTATCGCTCTCGCGGTGCGCACGGCGAAGACCGCCAATACACGCTCAATCCACTGGCCTTGGTTCAAAAAGGTCCGATTATTTATTTGATCTGTACCCGTCATGACAAATCAGATGTACAAACCTTTGCACTACATCGTTTTAAATCCGCCAAAGTTTTAGAATTACGCGCCATGCACCCTGTCGATTTTGAAATTGATGAATATATCGATTCTGGGGCACTTGGTTTTAGAGTTGACTTTAATCAGCCCACCCGCAATATCGATCTACAGCTGTATATGCAAGAAGCGGATGCTTTATATTTTAGTGAAAGCCAACTAAGCAAAGAGCAAACCATCGAAAAGATCAGTGAGGATTTATATAAAGTTAGCGCCACCGTACCATTCACCTCACAGTTGATTTGGTGGTTACGCAGTTTTGGTAAAAAGATGATCCGAATTGAACCGATTGAAGTCTTTAATGCAGTGCATGAAATCGAATAA
- the alr gene encoding alanine racemase, whose amino-acid sequence MRQATVSIDREALQSNLNRVKQLAPQAKIVSMVKANAYGHGLHDCLAALNATDAFGVACLAEALQIRDVGDQHDVTLIEGVFALDEMPIAIANRFEVVIHQQQQLDWLIQHQDAYQAQGLKVWVKLNSGMNRLGFKHLEIIAIIQDLQSRGFNCVLTMHFANADRDYPLNDLQVQQFLEVKTACAPILASCCNSAAIYKWPELHFDYVRPGIMLYGASPFADQSVDQLKLTPVMSFNAAIIATNQIQAGEYVGYGSTFQAEHDMQIAIVSIGYGDGYPRAYSKQNYVSINGQAVALVGRVSMDMIAIDITGLNVEIGQPVELWGKQRLVDDVAAANGTIGYELLCRLSQRPQRY is encoded by the coding sequence GTGCGCCAAGCAACAGTGTCTATTGATCGTGAAGCACTGCAATCGAATCTCAACCGTGTCAAACAACTTGCCCCACAAGCTAAAATCGTCAGCATGGTGAAAGCCAATGCCTATGGACACGGGCTGCATGACTGCCTCGCAGCCTTAAATGCAACCGATGCCTTTGGTGTCGCCTGCTTAGCCGAAGCCTTGCAAATTCGCGACGTTGGCGATCAACACGATGTCACCTTAATTGAAGGTGTATTTGCGCTAGACGAAATGCCAATTGCCATTGCCAATCGCTTTGAAGTTGTGATTCATCAGCAACAACAATTAGATTGGTTAATCCAGCACCAAGACGCCTATCAGGCACAAGGGCTTAAAGTTTGGGTCAAGCTCAACAGTGGGATGAATCGCTTAGGTTTCAAACATCTTGAAATTATCGCGATTATTCAAGATCTGCAAAGCCGCGGCTTTAACTGTGTACTGACCATGCATTTTGCCAATGCTGATCGTGATTACCCACTCAATGATCTGCAAGTCCAACAGTTCTTAGAGGTTAAAACAGCTTGTGCCCCGATTTTAGCTTCGTGCTGTAACTCTGCCGCGATTTATAAATGGCCAGAATTACATTTTGATTATGTCCGCCCTGGCATTATGTTATACGGCGCTTCGCCTTTTGCGGATCAATCGGTAGATCAATTAAAACTCACCCCGGTGATGAGTTTTAATGCAGCGATTATTGCCACCAATCAAATTCAAGCCGGTGAATATGTCGGCTATGGTTCAACCTTTCAAGCTGAACATGATATGCAAATTGCCATTGTTTCGATTGGCTATGGCGATGGTTATCCACGGGCCTATTCCAAACAAAACTATGTCAGTATCAATGGCCAAGCCGTTGCACTGGTGGGTCGCGTTTCCATGGATATGATCGCCATTGATATTACGGGCTTAAACGTTGAGATTGGACAGCCAGTTGAATTGTGGGGTAAACAGCGTTTGGTTGATGATGTTGCTGCAGCCAATGGAACGATTGGCTATGAATTACTGTGTAGACTCAGCCAGCGCCCACAGCGTTATTAA
- the mdlC gene encoding benzoylformate decarboxylase, with amino-acid sequence MMTIRDTTFELLRKLNITTIFGNPGSTEETFLQDFPSDFRYVQVLQEASAVAAADAYAQATQSVGLVNVHTAAGMCNAMSNIFTASMNKTPLIITAGNQTREMLLMEPWLTNTHPEELPKPFVKWSYEPKRAEDVPAAFMRAYAMAIQEPAGPVFLSIPLDDWNQEFTGELVVRSVAHKVAADPERLKQFADKLSQAKNPVLIYGADISKHDGWKEAIALAEKMQVPVWAAPASERTPFPENHPLYAGGLPFATQPLSEKLQGHDVALIIGAPVFRYYPYVAGDYLPEGLALLHITNDPAEAARAPVGDSLISNPVLALSSLIEMVTVPENRQQPAIHKLPHHMAPHAVAENTQTTDTVLTALDVFKTVRKAVPENAILMEESPSNIAELHTAWPVTFHDGFYTAASGSLGWNVPAAVGIALAERDNGKNRPVVAMIGDGSLQYAIQGMWTANQQRLPIIYIVPVNREYAILKAFSECQDTPNVPGLDIPDLDIVSLAKGYGCIGKRAETTDQLFNFCLEALKQNRPTVIEVPISKVIPSLI; translated from the coding sequence ATGATGACCATTAGAGATACCACGTTTGAACTTCTCAGAAAATTAAATATTACGACTATTTTTGGTAACCCCGGCTCGACAGAAGAAACTTTTCTACAAGATTTTCCTAGTGATTTTAGATATGTACAAGTTCTGCAAGAAGCATCTGCCGTTGCAGCAGCCGATGCTTATGCACAGGCCACACAGAGCGTTGGACTCGTTAACGTACATACTGCTGCGGGTATGTGTAATGCAATGAGTAATATTTTTACTGCCAGTATGAATAAAACCCCATTAATCATCACTGCGGGTAACCAAACCCGTGAAATGTTATTGATGGAGCCTTGGTTAACCAACACGCATCCAGAAGAACTGCCTAAACCCTTTGTAAAGTGGAGCTATGAACCCAAACGTGCGGAAGATGTACCGGCGGCCTTTATGCGCGCCTATGCAATGGCAATCCAAGAACCTGCTGGACCCGTCTTTTTATCAATTCCTTTAGATGATTGGAATCAAGAATTTACAGGTGAATTAGTGGTACGTAGCGTTGCTCATAAAGTTGCAGCCGACCCTGAACGCCTCAAACAGTTTGCAGACAAATTATCTCAAGCGAAAAACCCAGTGTTGATTTATGGCGCTGACATTAGCAAGCACGATGGCTGGAAAGAAGCAATTGCGCTGGCGGAAAAAATGCAAGTTCCAGTATGGGCTGCACCCGCTTCAGAAAGAACCCCTTTTCCTGAGAACCATCCACTTTATGCTGGTGGATTACCCTTTGCCACGCAGCCATTATCAGAAAAACTTCAAGGCCATGATGTGGCTTTAATCATTGGGGCACCTGTCTTTAGATATTACCCTTATGTTGCTGGTGACTATTTACCCGAAGGTTTAGCCTTATTACATATTACCAATGACCCAGCAGAAGCGGCACGCGCACCTGTAGGAGATAGTCTAATCAGTAATCCGGTTTTGGCATTATCATCTTTAATTGAAATGGTCACCGTACCTGAAAACCGTCAACAACCCGCTATTCATAAACTACCACATCATATGGCACCCCATGCTGTCGCAGAAAATACCCAAACGACGGATACGGTATTAACCGCTTTGGATGTTTTTAAAACAGTCCGAAAAGCGGTACCAGAAAATGCAATTTTAATGGAAGAGTCGCCATCTAATATTGCCGAGCTACATACCGCATGGCCTGTTACGTTTCATGATGGCTTTTATACGGCCGCAAGTGGTTCATTAGGTTGGAATGTCCCGGCTGCAGTAGGGATCGCTTTGGCTGAACGCGATAATGGAAAAAATCGTCCAGTGGTCGCGATGATTGGTGATGGTTCATTACAATATGCCATTCAAGGCATGTGGACCGCGAACCAACAACGTTTACCCATTATTTATATTGTTCCGGTGAACCGAGAATATGCCATTTTAAAAGCATTTTCAGAATGCCAAGACACACCGAATGTGCCTGGCTTAGATATTCCAGATTTAGATATTGTGTCTTTGGCCAAAGGTTATGGTTGTATTGGCAAGCGTGCAGAAACCACGGATCAATTATTTAATTTCTGTCTAGAAGCACTCAAACAAAATCGACCGACAGTGATTGAAGTCCCCATTAGCAAAGTGATTCCCTCACTGATCTAA
- a CDS encoding DUF4259 domain-containing protein, which yields MGAWSHEPFGNDTACDWKSELEGSTDYEVIEQAFDQMIEDDDEYLDADYGSVVHAAAEVLAKVLGQGTQNESYPEGIDEWIATLTSKPSAALLQKAVVALDRLLSEESELNELWEESGEDYPLWKENIATLKEILIAG from the coding sequence ATGGGCGCGTGGTCACATGAACCATTTGGAAATGACACTGCTTGCGATTGGAAATCAGAGCTGGAAGGAAGTACCGATTATGAAGTGATCGAACAGGCGTTTGATCAAATGATCGAAGATGATGATGAGTATCTCGATGCCGATTATGGGAGTGTGGTACATGCTGCTGCAGAGGTTTTGGCGAAGGTCTTAGGACAGGGCACTCAAAATGAGAGCTATCCTGAAGGAATAGATGAATGGATCGCGACATTAACCAGTAAACCTTCAGCAGCATTACTGCAAAAAGCGGTTGTGGCTTTAGACCGATTGCTGAGTGAAGAATCAGAGCTGAATGAACTCTGGGAAGAAAGCGGTGAAGATTATCCGCTGTGGAAAGAAAATATTGCAACATTAAAAGAGATTTTAATCGCTGGTTAA
- the dnaB gene encoding replicative DNA helicase, with protein sequence MSKATATIPSSPFNSGTQAIESAPLKEFRTPPHNLSIEQAVLAALMTVAESFEQVSDVLNENDFYATRHKYIFRAIEKLAQESSPYDAVLVNDWLIKQNLLDAVGGEEYLMQLMADSPSSFYNLETYAKKIKEFATLRNMIKVGNEILQNAYDTKGREVSEILDLAETTIFSIAEQHNNNAKAQGPKPIASVMTTVFDKLNELSQMEGSITGLTTGFTELDNKTSGMQAGDMIIVAARPSMGKTTLAMNLIESVLFNCDLPALVFSMEMPADSIAMRLISAYGKVHQGHLRSGKMDGDEWSKVTGTILQLQEKHLYIDDSSALPPTELRARARRIAKQHGGKLGCIMVDYLQLMKVPGMGDNRVGEIGEISRSLKALAKEMMCPVIALSQLNRSLENRPNKRPVMSDLRESGAIEQDADLIMFIYRDEVYNKESKEAGTAEIIIGKQRNGPIGTVRLAFEGQYTRFSNLSPEFYAQYQDDE encoded by the coding sequence ATGTCTAAGGCTACTGCCACTATTCCCTCAAGCCCGTTTAATTCTGGCACTCAAGCCATTGAATCTGCGCCATTAAAGGAATTTCGTACGCCACCGCATAACTTGTCAATTGAACAAGCCGTGCTCGCTGCCCTGATGACGGTTGCCGAATCCTTTGAGCAAGTCAGTGACGTATTAAATGAAAATGATTTCTACGCAACGCGCCATAAATATATTTTCCGCGCGATTGAAAAACTTGCCCAAGAAAGTTCACCTTATGATGCGGTATTGGTGAATGACTGGTTAATTAAACAAAACTTGCTCGATGCCGTTGGTGGTGAGGAATATTTAATGCAATTGATGGCGGACTCGCCTTCTAGCTTTTATAACCTTGAAACCTACGCCAAAAAAATTAAAGAATTCGCAACTTTAAGAAATATGATTAAAGTTGGTAATGAAATTCTACAAAATGCCTATGACACCAAAGGCCGTGAAGTCAGTGAAATCTTGGACTTGGCTGAAACCACGATTTTCTCCATTGCGGAACAACATAACAACAACGCAAAGGCGCAAGGGCCAAAGCCGATTGCCTCGGTAATGACCACGGTTTTTGATAAGTTAAATGAACTTTCACAAATGGAAGGCAGTATTACCGGTTTAACCACGGGCTTTACTGAGCTCGACAATAAAACCTCAGGCATGCAAGCCGGAGACATGATTATTGTGGCTGCACGTCCTTCTATGGGTAAAACCACCCTTGCGATGAACCTAATTGAAAGCGTACTGTTTAACTGCGACTTGCCTGCGTTGGTATTCTCGATGGAGATGCCCGCAGACTCGATTGCTATGCGCTTGATTTCAGCCTACGGTAAAGTCCATCAGGGCCATTTACGTTCAGGAAAAATGGATGGTGATGAATGGTCTAAAGTGACCGGTACTATTTTACAACTTCAAGAAAAACATCTGTATATCGATGACTCCTCGGCCCTACCACCAACGGAGTTACGTGCCCGTGCGCGCCGTATTGCCAAACAACACGGCGGCAAGTTGGGTTGTATCATGGTCGATTACTTACAATTGATGAAAGTGCCGGGCATGGGCGATAACCGTGTCGGTGAGATTGGTGAAATTTCACGAAGTTTAAAAGCACTGGCCAAAGAAATGATGTGTCCTGTCATTGCACTGTCACAGCTGAACCGCTCGCTAGAGAACCGTCCGAACAAACGCCCCGTGATGTCTGACTTACGTGAATCGGGCGCGATCGAGCAGGATGCCGATTTAATTATGTTTATTTACCGTGATGAGGTTTATAACAAGGAATCTAAAGAAGCCGGTACTGCTGAAATTATTATTGGTAAACAACGTAATGGACCGATTGGTACGGTACGTTTGGCATTTGAAGGTCAGTACACCCGTTTTAGTAACTTGTCTCCTGAGTTCTATGCACAATACCAAGACGATGAATAG
- a CDS encoding DUF4303 domain-containing protein: protein MNFELLQQKIEQATKQAFLEMHLQHGAEGIYAFALYSDEGAMTVCPSTNTQTALKAYDAAEDRIYYQFEPAEWKYEMQGADAAFNQISAEVYAASEQCLQYDEDGEYIESEAFNLFRETLFDCCFKVLLKLKQENFFYNLVQQDVFLMFSVSEYEFDQEKLKKMIIQLNDNPYQTEYLAWMQTWSE, encoded by the coding sequence ATGAATTTTGAATTACTTCAACAAAAAATCGAACAAGCCACCAAACAAGCATTCTTAGAAATGCACTTACAACACGGCGCAGAAGGTATTTATGCCTTTGCTTTATATAGCGATGAAGGCGCGATGACGGTCTGCCCATCGACCAATACTCAAACGGCATTAAAAGCGTATGATGCTGCCGAAGACCGAATCTATTATCAATTTGAACCAGCAGAATGGAAATATGAAATGCAGGGTGCCGACGCTGCCTTCAATCAAATTTCTGCCGAAGTCTATGCTGCATCAGAGCAATGCCTGCAATATGATGAGGATGGTGAATATATCGAAAGCGAAGCTTTTAATCTCTTTAGAGAAACCCTGTTTGACTGTTGCTTCAAGGTGCTGCTAAAACTTAAACAAGAAAACTTCTTTTACAATCTGGTCCAACAAGATGTTTTTCTAATGTTTAGCGTCAGTGAATATGAGTTTGATCAGGAAAAACTCAAGAAGATGATCATTCAACTCAACGACAATCCTTATCAAACCGAATATCTGGCATGGATGCAGACTTGGAGCGAATGA
- the rplI gene encoding 50S ribosomal protein L9, with protein sequence MDVILLQRIKNLGKLGDKVSVKAGFGRNFLIPQGKAVAATESNTAAFEARRAELEKQEADILAAAQARADQLNEVNIVITAKAGDEGKLFGSIGTRDIADALTNAGLVVDRAEVRLPNGALRHTGEFNIAIQLHHDVVAEVLVTIVSE encoded by the coding sequence GTGGACGTTATTCTATTACAACGCATTAAAAACCTTGGTAAACTTGGTGATAAAGTTTCAGTTAAAGCCGGTTTCGGCCGTAACTTCCTTATCCCACAAGGTAAAGCAGTTGCAGCAACTGAATCAAACACAGCAGCTTTTGAAGCTCGCCGTGCTGAACTTGAGAAGCAAGAAGCTGATATTTTAGCAGCTGCTCAAGCGCGTGCTGATCAATTGAACGAAGTAAACATCGTAATCACTGCGAAAGCTGGTGATGAAGGTAAACTCTTCGGTTCAATCGGTACACGTGATATCGCTGATGCATTAACCAATGCTGGCCTAGTTGTTGACCGTGCTGAAGTTCGTTTACCGAACGGCGCACTTCGTCACACTGGCGAATTCAACATCGCAATCCAATTGCATCATGATGTTGTTGCTGAAGTTCTCGTTACTATCGTATCTGAGTAA
- the rpsR gene encoding 30S ribosomal protein S18: MARFYRRRKFCRFTAENVTYIDYKDIDTLKQYVTENGKIVPSRITGTKARYQRQLALAIKQARYLSLIAYTDNHK, encoded by the coding sequence ATGGCACGTTTTTACCGTCGTCGCAAGTTCTGCCGCTTTACAGCTGAGAACGTAACATATATCGACTACAAAGATATCGACACTTTAAAACAGTACGTTACTGAAAACGGCAAGATTGTTCCTAGCCGTATTACTGGTACTAAAGCGCGTTATCAACGTCAATTAGCGTTAGCTATTAAACAAGCGCGTTATTTGTCTTTGATCGCTTACACTGACAATCATAAGTGA
- the rpsF gene encoding 30S ribosomal protein S6, which produces MRHYEVVLLVHPDQSDQVVGMVERYISHIKDAEGQIHRLEDWGRRQLAYPINKIHKAHYILMNIECNQTTLDELEELFRYNDAIIRSLVIRREHAITEESLLAKSAEEKRARKAQREEAQQVQDSVEA; this is translated from the coding sequence ATGCGTCATTACGAAGTCGTACTTTTAGTACACCCAGATCAAAGCGATCAAGTGGTTGGTATGGTTGAACGCTATATCTCTCACATCAAAGACGCTGAAGGTCAAATTCACCGTTTAGAAGATTGGGGCCGTCGCCAATTGGCTTACCCGATCAATAAAATTCATAAAGCGCATTACATTCTAATGAATATTGAATGTAATCAAACTACGCTTGATGAGCTAGAAGAATTGTTCCGTTATAACGATGCAATTATTCGTAGCCTTGTCATTCGTCGTGAGCACGCAATTACTGAAGAGTCATTGCTTGCTAAGAGTGCTGAAGAAAAGCGTGCGCGTAAAGCTCAACGTGAAGAAGCACAACAAGTTCAAGACTCTGTTGAAGCATAA